A region from the Actinoplanes sp. OR16 genome encodes:
- a CDS encoding VOC family protein: MTIHTITVPVADLPAATAFYRTLLGVEPYAEHGYYVGFRPPGAPEIGLDPHGDVAAGPIVYWRTDDITTAVAALVVAGASEERSPHDVGQGALIATVRDTDGHLIGLFQPPTA, encoded by the coding sequence GTGACGATCCATACGATCACGGTCCCGGTAGCCGACCTGCCCGCCGCGACCGCGTTCTACCGGACCCTGCTGGGCGTCGAACCCTATGCCGAGCACGGCTACTACGTCGGCTTCCGGCCGCCGGGCGCACCGGAGATCGGTCTCGATCCGCACGGCGATGTCGCGGCCGGCCCGATCGTCTATTGGCGCACCGACGACATCACGACCGCTGTCGCGGCCTTGGTGGTGGCGGGCGCTTCCGAGGAACGCTCACCCCACGATGTGGGGCAAGGTGCGTTGATCGCGACGGTACGGGATACCGACGGTCACCTGATCGGCCTCTTCCAGCCACCCACGGCCTGA
- a CDS encoding PLP-dependent aminotransferase family protein: protein MIEVESGNGGTTAAVYRALRSAIADGRAPAGHRLPATRVLAADLGVSRGSVAGAYERLAAEGYLTSKVGSGTFVAVTHLVAQRPIHEADPLRPRAGWTLTPLPASGQVAAPRYDFRTGIPDPSLFPFDTWRRLVSAELRLRANNPGTYGDPSGHPALRSAVARYIGYSRSVRTTADEVVVTNGTQHALDLIARVLVRPGDVVAVEEPGYPPARRLFESLGARVAGVPVDEEGLVVGELPAAARLVYVTPSHQFPLGRVMSLARRHELLDWAGRRRAAIVEDDYDSEFRFSARPLEPLRTLDGGGRVLYAGTFSKCMIPALRTGFVLVPPGLRPALIAARQLSDGYGQTAVQAALARFIEDGELARHVRRARRAYADRRTRIVSGLAAMPGLEVVPSAAGLHVTALLRPGGGSASPDPARIVAAAGRAGVAIDHLGSYVPPGVPVERGLVLGFGAVNPDVIDEGLSHLARML, encoded by the coding sequence GTGATCGAGGTCGAGTCCGGAAACGGTGGCACCACGGCCGCGGTGTACCGCGCGTTACGGTCGGCCATCGCCGACGGCCGTGCTCCGGCCGGTCATCGGCTGCCTGCCACCCGGGTGCTCGCCGCTGACCTGGGCGTCTCCCGGGGGAGTGTGGCGGGGGCCTACGAACGGCTGGCAGCCGAGGGCTATCTGACGTCCAAGGTCGGGTCCGGCACCTTCGTCGCTGTGACACACCTGGTGGCGCAACGCCCGATTCACGAAGCCGATCCCCTGCGGCCGCGAGCCGGCTGGACGCTCACCCCGCTGCCGGCCAGCGGGCAGGTCGCGGCGCCGCGCTACGACTTCCGGACCGGCATCCCCGATCCGTCGCTCTTCCCCTTCGACACCTGGCGGCGGCTGGTCTCGGCGGAACTCCGCCTGCGGGCGAACAACCCAGGGACGTACGGGGACCCGTCCGGCCATCCGGCGTTGCGTTCGGCTGTCGCGCGCTACATCGGCTACTCGCGGTCGGTGCGCACCACCGCCGACGAAGTGGTCGTCACGAACGGCACCCAGCACGCGCTCGACCTGATCGCCCGGGTGCTGGTGCGGCCCGGCGACGTCGTGGCGGTCGAGGAGCCCGGTTATCCACCGGCCCGCCGCCTCTTCGAGTCGCTCGGCGCCCGCGTCGCCGGTGTCCCGGTCGACGAGGAGGGCCTGGTCGTCGGGGAACTGCCGGCCGCGGCGCGGCTCGTCTACGTGACGCCGTCGCACCAGTTCCCGCTCGGCCGGGTGATGAGCCTGGCCCGCCGGCACGAGCTCCTCGACTGGGCGGGCCGCCGCCGGGCCGCGATCGTCGAGGACGACTACGACAGCGAGTTCCGCTTCTCGGCCCGCCCGCTCGAACCACTGCGGACACTCGACGGCGGCGGCCGGGTGCTCTACGCCGGCACCTTCTCCAAGTGCATGATCCCGGCCCTCCGCACCGGCTTCGTGCTGGTCCCGCCGGGCTTGCGGCCCGCGCTCATCGCGGCGCGGCAATTGAGCGACGGGTACGGGCAGACGGCCGTCCAGGCAGCCCTGGCCCGTTTCATCGAGGACGGCGAACTGGCCCGTCACGTGCGGAGGGCCCGGCGCGCCTATGCCGACCGGCGCACCCGCATCGTCAGCGGCCTCGCGGCGATGCCCGGCCTGGAGGTCGTTCCCTCCGCCGCCGGCCTGCACGTCACCGCCCTACTGCGCCCCGGCGGGGGCTCGGCGTCCCCCGATCCGGCCCGGATCGTCGCCGCAGCGGGGCGGGCCGGCGTGGCGATCGATCATCTCGGCAGCTATGTGCCGCCGGGCGTTCCGGTCGAGCGAGGGCTGGTGCTGGGGTTCGGCGCGGTGAACCCCGACGTGATCGACGAAGGGCTATCCCACCTGGCTAGGATGCTTTAG
- a CDS encoding APC family permease, which produces MHNRTGLSVSQGAALSVGAVLGTGLISLPALAAEVAGPASLVAWLALIVLSAPLAWTFAALGARYPDSGGVSTYARLAFGPRVAAAVGWCFYFAVPLGAPVAAAFTGGYVADVVGGGWTTEFVTFLAIVGTAYTMNWFGLRISGRVQLVLSASLAALLVVTVVAALPHARWTNLEPFAPHGWSGIGAAAAILVWGFAGWEALSSLSAEYRNPQRDVPRATMIAVALVGVLYLAVAAVSVLALGPALAGSRAPLADLLAIGVGGPVRIVTAVVAVVLTLGAVNAYYAGASRLGAALAAEGALPSRVFGTQRRSMTFILAGSIVAALLRLDLNTAALLVTGCFTLVYVIGTAAALRLLPGAGQRVVAGVAFVAVVALLWLNGWPALLSLAIAAGAVVYQSVRSASSSSASASSAPFEEPLKHPSQVG; this is translated from the coding sequence ATGCACAACCGCACCGGCCTCTCCGTGTCCCAGGGCGCCGCCCTGTCCGTCGGCGCCGTCCTCGGCACCGGGCTGATCTCCCTGCCCGCGCTCGCCGCCGAGGTGGCCGGGCCGGCGTCGCTCGTCGCCTGGCTCGCCCTGATCGTCCTGTCCGCGCCGCTGGCCTGGACGTTCGCCGCTCTAGGCGCCCGGTACCCGGACTCCGGCGGCGTCTCCACCTATGCCCGGCTCGCCTTCGGCCCGCGGGTGGCCGCCGCGGTGGGCTGGTGCTTCTACTTCGCGGTGCCGCTCGGCGCGCCGGTCGCCGCGGCGTTCACCGGCGGGTACGTCGCGGACGTCGTCGGCGGCGGCTGGACCACCGAGTTCGTCACTTTCCTGGCGATCGTGGGGACGGCGTACACGATGAACTGGTTCGGTCTGCGGATCTCCGGCCGGGTCCAGCTCGTCCTCTCCGCCTCCCTCGCCGCCCTGCTGGTCGTGACGGTGGTGGCCGCGCTGCCGCACGCCCGCTGGACGAACCTGGAGCCGTTCGCCCCGCACGGCTGGTCCGGGATCGGCGCCGCCGCGGCCATCCTGGTCTGGGGATTCGCCGGCTGGGAGGCGCTGTCGTCGCTTTCCGCCGAGTACCGCAACCCGCAGCGGGACGTCCCCCGGGCCACGATGATCGCGGTCGCGCTGGTCGGCGTCCTCTACCTAGCCGTCGCGGCGGTCAGCGTGCTGGCCCTCGGTCCGGCGCTGGCGGGCAGCCGCGCCCCGCTCGCCGACCTGCTCGCCATCGGTGTGGGCGGCCCGGTCCGGATCGTCACGGCGGTGGTGGCGGTGGTGCTCACGCTCGGCGCGGTCAACGCGTACTACGCCGGCGCCAGCCGTCTCGGCGCCGCCCTGGCAGCCGAGGGCGCCCTGCCGTCCCGGGTCTTCGGCACCCAGCGGCGCTCGATGACCTTCATCCTTGCCGGCAGCATCGTCGCCGCGCTGCTGCGCCTCGACCTGAACACGGCCGCGCTGCTGGTGACCGGCTGCTTCACCCTGGTCTACGTGATCGGCACGGCCGCCGCCCTCCGCCTGCTGCCGGGCGCCGGACAGCGGGTGGTGGCCGGGGTGGCGTTCGTCGCGGTGGTCGCGCTGCTCTGGCTGAACGGGTGGCCGGCCCTGCTGAGCCTGGCGATCGCGGCGGGAGCCGTGGTCTACCAGTCGGTCCGATCCGCGTCCTCGTCGTCCGCGTCCGCTTCCTCGGCGCCGTTCGAAGAGCCTCTAAAGCATCCTAGCCAGGTGGGATAG
- a CDS encoding ABC transporter ATP-binding protein, with the protein MLGRGLRVLGQAIRTEPRLFVIGTVGSSVFGLLIIANSYVIGFVTGHIVVPAFADGSVRTGSLALVVAILLGISGLRVASIFGRRLGAGYMQFRLQARYRRAVTRRYLSLPPSWHQKHATGTLLSNANSDVEAAFVPIAPLPFAVGTIVMIFGAMAVLFATDWVLALVGVALFPTLFALNLAYSRRMSPRQIHAQRMRAKVSAVAHESFDGALVVKTMGREADESRRFGVFVSELRDALISVGRLRGVFDPLMDSLPSVGTLAVLVIGTWRLQTGAISVAELVSVAFLFTVLAFPVRAIGWVVGELPRSVAGWERVQAVLSAEGDLPYGAVGVPGSGPVELRFEQVNYRYAGGPPVLTDVTFTVPAGQTVALVGATGSGKSTIASLAVRLVDPESGSVALDGVKLPDLAGSALAGTAALVPQIPFVFDDTVRGNISLDRDGITDDAVWHALRLAQADRFVGGLPAKLDTEVGERGTSLSGGQRQRLTLARALAGHPRLLVLDDATSAVDPRVEAAILGALRDRDSGTSILVVAYRRATIALADLVVYLHQGRVVATGTHLSLMDSQPGYRDLVTAYEKAEQQ; encoded by the coding sequence GTGCTGGGACGGGGACTACGGGTGCTCGGGCAGGCGATCCGTACGGAACCCCGGCTCTTCGTCATCGGCACGGTCGGCAGTAGCGTCTTCGGCCTACTGATCATCGCCAACTCGTACGTCATCGGCTTCGTGACCGGCCATATCGTCGTGCCGGCGTTCGCCGACGGGAGCGTGCGCACCGGCTCGCTCGCGCTGGTCGTGGCGATCCTGCTGGGGATCAGCGGCCTGCGGGTGGCGAGCATCTTCGGCAGGCGGCTCGGCGCCGGGTACATGCAGTTCCGGCTGCAGGCCCGCTACCGGCGCGCGGTGACCCGGCGCTATCTGTCGCTGCCGCCGTCCTGGCACCAGAAGCACGCCACCGGGACGCTGCTGTCCAACGCGAACTCGGATGTCGAGGCGGCGTTCGTCCCGATCGCGCCGCTGCCGTTCGCGGTCGGCACCATCGTGATGATCTTCGGGGCGATGGCCGTGCTCTTCGCCACCGACTGGGTTCTCGCGCTGGTCGGCGTCGCGCTCTTCCCGACGCTGTTCGCGCTGAACCTCGCCTATTCCCGGCGGATGTCGCCGCGGCAGATCCACGCCCAGCGGATGCGCGCCAAGGTCAGCGCGGTCGCGCACGAGAGCTTCGACGGCGCGCTGGTCGTGAAGACGATGGGCCGGGAGGCCGACGAGTCACGCCGCTTCGGGGTCTTCGTCTCCGAGCTGCGCGACGCGCTGATCTCGGTGGGCCGGCTGCGCGGCGTCTTCGACCCGCTGATGGACAGCCTGCCCAGCGTCGGGACCCTGGCCGTGCTGGTGATCGGCACTTGGCGCCTGCAGACCGGAGCGATCAGCGTGGCCGAGCTGGTCAGCGTCGCTTTCCTCTTCACGGTTCTGGCTTTCCCGGTACGCGCGATCGGGTGGGTGGTCGGCGAACTGCCGCGCAGCGTGGCCGGATGGGAACGGGTCCAGGCGGTGCTCTCCGCGGAGGGCGATCTCCCGTACGGGGCGGTGGGGGTTCCCGGCAGCGGACCCGTCGAGCTCCGCTTCGAGCAGGTGAACTACCGCTACGCCGGTGGCCCGCCGGTGCTCACCGACGTGACGTTCACGGTCCCGGCCGGGCAGACCGTCGCCCTGGTCGGCGCGACCGGCTCGGGCAAGTCCACGATCGCCTCGCTCGCGGTCCGGCTCGTCGACCCGGAGTCCGGCAGCGTGGCCCTGGACGGGGTGAAGCTGCCGGATCTGGCCGGTTCGGCCCTGGCCGGGACGGCGGCGCTGGTCCCGCAGATCCCGTTCGTCTTCGACGACACGGTCCGCGGCAACATCTCGCTGGACCGGGACGGCATCACCGACGACGCGGTCTGGCACGCGTTGCGCCTGGCCCAGGCCGACCGGTTCGTCGGCGGCCTGCCGGCGAAGCTGGACACCGAGGTGGGGGAGCGCGGCACCTCGCTCTCCGGCGGGCAGCGCCAGCGGCTCACGCTGGCCCGGGCGCTCGCCGGCCATCCCCGCCTGCTGGTCCTCGACGACGCGACGAGCGCCGTCGACCCGCGCGTCGAGGCCGCGATCCTGGGCGCGCTGCGCGACCGAGACTCCGGGACGTCGATCCTGGTCGTCGCGTACCGGCGGGCCACCATCGCGCTCGCCGACCTGGTCGTCTACCTGCACCAGGGCCGGGTCGTGGCGACCGGCACCCACCTTTCACTGATGGATTCCCAGCCGGGGTACCGGGACCTGGTCACGGCGTACGAGAAAGCGGAACAGCAGTGA
- a CDS encoding long-chain fatty acid--CoA ligase: protein MALEVPYRSIPDMLFQRVAKTPDARALARPNATDTGPEWLTWREVGERVRAIGAGLRELGVGLEDRVAILSNTRLEWILADLGINVAGAAATTVYPTTEPEDTAFIVTDSGSKVLIAENAKQALKISGAETAVTKVVVIDGPADAGATPPQITLAELEELGAAALRTNPSLIDDVVAQLGPDNVATLIYTSGTTGRPKGVVLLHKGWTWEGVAQEDLGLFSPDDLHYLWLPMSHAFGKTLLCGILHVGVPTYVDGRVDKLIDLLAVIKPTLMCAPPRIFEKVYNKTVTSGTSGGGLKPKIFAWAVATGKKKVALEQAGKPVPAGLKLQYAIGEKLVFSKLQAKLGGNIKVLVSGSAALSRDISEFFAAANLPILEGYGMTEACAANFVNRNGRLKIGTVGEAVGDLEVRIDTDGEVLLRGAPVMRGYHNLPEATAEALTEDGFLRTGDIGELDADGYLKITDRKKDLVKTSGGKFIAPSSIEGQFKAVCPYTSQAIVIGQNRNFVTMLIALDEDAIKVWASEGPLAGKSYDEIVAAPETEKLVEGFIAELNAKLNRWETIKKFAILPRDLSIEAGEVTPSMKIKRRSVETNFAEQIDKMYAGSLAQL, encoded by the coding sequence ATGGCTCTCGAGGTTCCCTACCGGTCAATTCCGGACATGCTCTTCCAGCGCGTGGCGAAAACCCCCGATGCCCGGGCCCTCGCGCGTCCCAACGCGACCGACACCGGCCCCGAGTGGCTGACCTGGCGTGAGGTCGGCGAGCGCGTCCGGGCCATCGGCGCCGGTCTGCGTGAGCTCGGCGTCGGCCTGGAGGACCGGGTCGCGATCCTCTCCAACACCCGGCTCGAGTGGATCCTCGCCGACCTCGGCATCAACGTGGCCGGCGCGGCCGCCACGACGGTCTACCCGACCACCGAGCCGGAGGACACCGCCTTCATCGTCACCGACTCCGGGTCGAAGGTGCTGATCGCGGAGAACGCGAAGCAGGCGCTGAAGATCTCCGGCGCGGAGACCGCCGTGACGAAGGTCGTGGTGATCGACGGCCCGGCCGACGCCGGCGCCACCCCGCCGCAGATCACGCTCGCCGAGCTGGAGGAGCTGGGTGCCGCCGCGCTCCGGACCAACCCGTCGCTCATCGACGACGTGGTCGCCCAGCTCGGGCCGGACAACGTCGCCACCCTGATCTACACCTCCGGCACGACCGGCCGCCCCAAGGGCGTCGTCCTGCTGCACAAGGGCTGGACCTGGGAGGGTGTCGCGCAGGAGGACCTGGGCCTCTTCTCCCCGGACGACCTGCACTACCTCTGGCTGCCGATGTCGCACGCGTTCGGCAAGACGCTGCTCTGCGGCATCCTGCACGTCGGCGTGCCGACCTACGTGGACGGCCGGGTCGACAAGCTGATCGACCTGCTCGCGGTGATCAAGCCGACGCTGATGTGCGCCCCGCCCCGCATCTTCGAGAAGGTCTACAACAAGACCGTCACGAGCGGCACGAGCGGCGGCGGCCTGAAGCCGAAGATCTTCGCCTGGGCGGTCGCGACCGGCAAGAAGAAGGTCGCGCTGGAGCAGGCCGGCAAGCCGGTCCCGGCCGGTCTGAAGCTGCAGTACGCGATCGGCGAGAAGCTGGTCTTCTCGAAGCTCCAGGCCAAGCTCGGCGGCAACATCAAGGTGCTGGTCAGCGGCTCGGCGGCACTGAGCCGGGACATCTCGGAGTTCTTCGCCGCGGCGAACCTGCCGATCCTCGAGGGCTACGGCATGACCGAGGCCTGCGCGGCGAACTTCGTGAACCGGAACGGCCGCCTCAAGATCGGTACGGTCGGCGAGGCGGTCGGCGACCTCGAGGTCCGCATCGACACCGACGGCGAGGTGCTGCTGCGCGGCGCGCCGGTCATGCGGGGCTACCACAACCTGCCGGAGGCCACCGCCGAGGCGCTCACCGAGGACGGCTTCCTCCGCACCGGTGACATCGGCGAGCTCGACGCCGACGGCTACCTCAAGATCACCGACCGGAAGAAGGACCTGGTCAAGACGTCCGGTGGCAAGTTCATCGCGCCGTCGTCGATCGAGGGCCAGTTCAAGGCGGTCTGCCCGTACACGTCGCAGGCGATCGTCATCGGCCAGAACCGCAACTTCGTCACCATGCTGATCGCCCTCGACGAGGACGCGATCAAGGTGTGGGCGTCGGAGGGTCCCCTCGCCGGCAAGAGCTACGACGAGATCGTGGCGGCGCCGGAGACGGAGAAGCTGGTCGAGGGCTTCATCGCCGAGCTCAACGCCAAGCTGAACCGGTGGGAGACGATCAAGAAGTTCGCGATCCTCCCGCGCGACCTGAGCATCGAGGCCGGCGAGGTCACCCCGTCCATGAAGATCAAGCGGCGCAGCGTCGAGACGAACTTCGCCGAGCAGATCGACAAGATGTACGCGGGATCCCTCGCGCAGCTCTGA
- a CDS encoding PLP-dependent aminotransferase family protein — translation MTTSVRGDQLARLLGRWHSLPGRRRSPDYAALAGSVRGLLADGRLALGVRLPAERELAEALAVSRTTVSAAYRSLRETGHLTSRRGAGSWTTLPNGHRVATSGLWTPDDDLDMIDLGCAASAAPVELVPAARAAADDLPRYLGSAGYHPTGLPELRAAVAEAYSARGVPTSAEQIMITSGTQQALDLVLRLSVPVGSPVLVETPTYPNALAALAARRARVSTHGLDIETGWDSEMLLGALRQTRPRLAYVIPEFHNPTGHLMPADLRERLVAGAHAAGAELVVDESFVDLPLEGQEMPPPVAVFDRHSRVTSIGGMSKAYWGGLRIGWVRASAPLVQRLAAIRVGVDMGSPVLEQLVAVHLLRLAPEIVAARRAQLRFRRDALVGAIQEMLPEWRFVVPAGGVTLWAELDGPISSALSRAAEDLGVRLAPGPRFGLDGTLERFLRLPFTLAADDLIESVRRIAAVRHDLDHAPRPTWRTPAVIT, via the coding sequence ATGACGACATCGGTGCGAGGCGACCAATTGGCCCGATTGCTGGGCCGGTGGCATTCACTGCCGGGGAGGCGGCGCAGCCCTGACTACGCCGCGCTGGCCGGCTCGGTCCGCGGCCTGCTCGCCGACGGCCGGCTGGCTCTCGGCGTGCGCCTGCCCGCCGAGCGGGAGCTGGCCGAGGCCCTGGCGGTCAGCCGGACCACGGTCTCGGCGGCCTACCGGTCGTTGCGCGAGACCGGCCACCTCACCAGCCGCCGCGGCGCCGGCAGCTGGACGACGCTGCCGAACGGGCACCGCGTCGCCACCTCGGGCCTGTGGACCCCCGACGACGACCTCGACATGATCGACCTGGGCTGTGCCGCGTCGGCCGCCCCGGTCGAGCTGGTGCCCGCCGCCCGGGCCGCCGCCGACGACCTGCCTCGCTACCTGGGCAGCGCCGGGTACCACCCGACCGGTCTGCCCGAGCTGCGGGCCGCGGTCGCCGAGGCGTACTCGGCCCGGGGTGTCCCCACGTCCGCCGAGCAGATCATGATCACCAGCGGCACTCAGCAGGCCCTCGACCTGGTGCTGCGGCTCTCCGTGCCGGTCGGCTCGCCGGTGCTCGTGGAGACGCCGACCTATCCGAACGCGCTCGCCGCCCTGGCAGCCCGCCGGGCCCGGGTCAGCACGCACGGGCTCGACATCGAGACCGGCTGGGACTCCGAGATGCTGCTCGGGGCGCTGCGCCAGACCCGGCCGCGGCTGGCGTACGTGATCCCGGAATTCCACAACCCGACCGGCCACCTGATGCCGGCCGACCTGCGGGAGCGCCTGGTGGCCGGCGCGCACGCGGCCGGCGCCGAGCTGGTCGTCGACGAGTCGTTCGTCGACCTGCCGCTCGAAGGTCAGGAGATGCCGCCGCCGGTGGCCGTCTTCGACCGGCACTCCCGGGTCACGTCGATCGGTGGCATGAGCAAGGCGTACTGGGGTGGCCTGCGGATCGGCTGGGTCCGCGCGTCGGCGCCGCTCGTGCAGCGGCTCGCCGCCATCCGGGTCGGTGTCGACATGGGCAGCCCGGTCCTGGAGCAGCTCGTCGCCGTCCACCTGCTGCGGCTCGCCCCGGAGATCGTCGCGGCCCGGCGTGCGCAGCTGCGGTTCCGGCGGGACGCCCTGGTCGGCGCGATCCAGGAGATGCTGCCGGAGTGGCGGTTCGTGGTGCCGGCCGGCGGGGTGACCCTCTGGGCGGAGCTGGACGGGCCGATCTCGAGTGCGCTCTCCCGGGCCGCGGAGGATTTGGGCGTACGGCTGGCGCCCGGTCCCCGGTTCGGCCTGGACGGCACGCTGGAACGGTTCCTGCGGCTGCCGTTCACCCTGGCCGCCGACGATCTGATCGAATCCGTCCGCCGGATCGCCGCCGTCCGCCACGACCTCGACCACGCCCCGCGCCCGACCTGGCGAACCCCAGCCGTGATCACCTGA
- a CDS encoding TIGR03085 family metal-binding protein gives MTNYARQERALLADLLLSEGPDAPTLCEGWTTRDLAAHLVVRERRPDASAGILIKPLASYGEKIRAARAGLPYGDLIEQLRNPPSWGLMTNPVVDPLANTVEFFIHHEDVRRAAPGWEPRTLTPDFEAAIWRNVKLISRASLRRIGIAAEIVPSGLPPITVGEDPQVKILGDAGELAVFFFGRQRAARVTVEGDPAVADRLRNAKLGV, from the coding sequence GTGACGAACTATGCCCGGCAGGAGCGTGCCCTCCTCGCCGACCTGCTGCTGAGCGAGGGCCCGGACGCGCCGACCCTCTGCGAGGGCTGGACCACCCGTGACCTGGCCGCGCACCTCGTGGTCCGGGAACGGCGGCCGGACGCCTCGGCGGGCATTCTGATCAAACCCCTTGCGTCGTACGGGGAGAAGATCCGTGCGGCACGCGCCGGCCTGCCCTACGGGGACCTCATCGAGCAGCTGCGCAATCCACCCTCCTGGGGGCTGATGACCAACCCGGTCGTGGACCCTCTCGCCAACACCGTCGAGTTCTTCATCCACCACGAGGACGTGCGGCGCGCCGCACCCGGCTGGGAGCCCCGCACGCTGACGCCGGACTTCGAGGCGGCGATCTGGCGGAACGTGAAGCTGATCTCCCGGGCCTCGCTGCGCCGGATCGGCATCGCCGCCGAGATCGTCCCGTCCGGTCTCCCGCCGATCACCGTCGGGGAGGACCCTCAGGTCAAGATCCTCGGTGACGCCGGCGAGCTCGCCGTCTTCTTCTTCGGCCGGCAGCGCGCGGCCCGGGTGACCGTCGAGGGCGACCCCGCGGTGGCCGATCGCCTCCGCAACGCCAAACTGGGCGTCTGA
- a CDS encoding ABC transporter ATP-binding protein, protein MKDGTFATIKRGLALSPELRTGMLGTMGLALLQMGGRVAVPIAVQQGIDRGVNAPGGPNPRVVLGVVALTLLALLISTVCGYLMTRRLFTVSETALGSLRSRTFRHIHDLSMLHQQSERRGSMVSRVTSDVDQISTFLQTGGIQLLLASGQLLVSTVVMAIYSWQLTLVVLLAFGPAVAVIRLFQKRLAAVYRAVRERTGVMLGAVAESVVGATVIRSYGVADRTGRRLDGAIEDLRVAQQKALKTSVTSFSSGEIGAGLALAGVVVVGTLLGVDGSLTVGQLTAFLFLVTLFIQPVQIATDMLNEAQNAVAGWRRILDVLDVEPDVADPDDRGVPLPAGPLGIRFADVSFQYPGGPVVLADVDLEIPAKTKVAVVGETGSGKTTFAKLLTRLMDPIAGEVLLGGVKLTDVRFSSLRSRVVMVPQDGFLFDATVAENIRFAEPSLTDDQLREAFTELGLGDWLAGLPDGLETPVGERGEALSVGERQLVALVRAYVADPDLLVLDEATSAVDPATEVRLQHALDLVTRGRTTVAIAHRLSTAQAADEVIVVEAGRVVQRGPHARLVTEEGSIYAKLYASWLEQTR, encoded by the coding sequence GTGAAGGACGGCACTTTCGCCACCATCAAGCGGGGGCTCGCGCTCTCGCCGGAGCTGCGGACCGGGATGCTCGGCACGATGGGGCTCGCGCTGCTGCAGATGGGCGGCCGGGTCGCCGTGCCGATCGCGGTGCAGCAGGGCATCGACCGCGGGGTCAACGCTCCGGGCGGCCCGAACCCGCGGGTCGTCCTCGGCGTGGTGGCGCTGACGCTGCTGGCGCTCCTGATCTCGACGGTCTGCGGCTATCTGATGACCCGCCGGCTCTTCACGGTCAGCGAGACGGCGCTCGGCTCGCTGCGGTCCCGGACCTTCCGGCACATCCACGACCTGTCGATGCTGCACCAGCAGTCCGAGCGGCGCGGCTCGATGGTGTCCCGGGTGACCAGCGACGTCGACCAGATCTCCACGTTCCTGCAGACCGGCGGCATCCAGCTGCTGCTCGCCAGCGGCCAGCTGCTGGTCTCGACGGTGGTGATGGCGATCTACTCCTGGCAGCTCACCCTCGTGGTGCTGCTCGCCTTCGGGCCGGCGGTCGCGGTGATCAGGTTGTTCCAGAAGCGGCTCGCGGCCGTCTACCGGGCGGTCCGGGAACGCACCGGCGTGATGCTCGGGGCCGTCGCGGAGAGCGTCGTCGGCGCCACGGTGATCCGGTCGTACGGCGTGGCGGACCGCACCGGCCGGCGGCTGGACGGCGCGATCGAGGACCTGCGGGTCGCCCAGCAGAAGGCGCTGAAGACCAGCGTCACCAGCTTCTCCAGCGGCGAGATCGGGGCCGGGCTGGCGCTCGCCGGCGTGGTCGTGGTCGGCACGCTGCTCGGCGTGGACGGCAGCCTCACGGTCGGGCAGCTCACCGCGTTCCTGTTCCTGGTGACGCTCTTCATCCAGCCGGTGCAGATCGCCACCGACATGCTGAACGAGGCACAGAACGCGGTGGCCGGCTGGCGCCGCATCCTCGACGTCCTGGACGTGGAGCCGGACGTGGCCGACCCGGACGACCGGGGTGTGCCGCTGCCGGCCGGCCCGCTGGGCATCCGGTTCGCCGACGTCTCGTTCCAGTACCCGGGCGGACCGGTCGTGCTCGCCGACGTCGACCTGGAGATCCCGGCGAAGACCAAGGTGGCGGTGGTCGGCGAGACCGGCAGCGGCAAGACCACGTTCGCGAAGCTGCTGACCCGGCTGATGGACCCGATCGCCGGCGAGGTGCTGCTCGGCGGCGTGAAGCTCACCGACGTGCGGTTCTCGTCACTGCGCTCGCGGGTGGTGATGGTCCCGCAGGACGGCTTCCTCTTCGACGCGACGGTGGCCGAGAACATCAGGTTCGCCGAGCCGTCACTGACCGACGACCAGCTGCGGGAGGCCTTCACCGAACTCGGCCTCGGCGACTGGCTGGCCGGGCTGCCGGACGGGCTGGAGACCCCGGTGGGTGAGCGCGGCGAGGCGCTCAGCGTGGGGGAGAGGCAGCTGGTGGCGCTGGTCCGGGCCTACGTCGCGGACCCTGATCTGCTGGTGCTCGACGAGGCGACCAGCGCGGTGGACCCGGCCACCGAGGTGCGGCTGCAGCACGCGCTCGACCTGGTCACCCGGGGACGGACCACGGTGGCGATCGCGCACCGGCTGTCCACGGCCCAGGCCGCCGACGAGGTGATAGTCGTGGAAGCGGGCCGCGTCGTGCAACGCGGCCCGCATGCCCGCCTCGTCACCGAGGAGGGTTCGATCTACGCCAAGCTCTACGCCAGCTGGTTGGAACAGACGCGCTGA